A segment of the Desulfurispora thermophila DSM 16022 genome:
ATGTTGCGCTATGCCGAGGCCAGTGATGGCAAAGAGTTTATCGTATGTACCGAGCAGGGCATACTGCACCAGTTTCACAAGCGTTGCCCGGGCAAATCTTTTTATCTGGCATCGGAAAAATTGGTCTGCCCCAATATGAAAAAGACCACCCTGGAAAAAGTACACCGGGCCCTGCTGACCATGACGCCGCAAATTACTGTGCCGGAACAAGTCAGGCAAGCGGCGCTTAAGACATTGGACAGGATGCTGGCTATCCAGTAAGGGGGATTTGGGGTGCATAATCCATACATTGTTAACTTTGACACCCGGCAGCTGCCGCACGATACCAGCCAGTTGATCGTGATCGGCAGCGGTATTGCCGGGTTGTATACTGCATACTGCGCCAGCAAAAAGGGGTACCGGGTGCTGTTGTTGACCAAGCACACCATGGTGGACAGCAATACGGACAAGGCCCAGGGTGGGATAGCTGCTGTGCTGGGGGACAACGACTCGCCGGAATTGCACTACCAGGACACGCTGCTGGCCGGTGCCGGATTGTGTGACCGGGATGCCGTGCGCATTCTGGTTAATGAAGGTCCCCAGCGGGTCAAGGAGCTGATTGAACTGGGTGCCCGCTTTGACCGGGTGAACGGTCGCCTGGCCCTAACCCGGGAGGGGGCGCACAGCCGGCGGCGCATTTTGCACGCGCATGGTGATGCTACCGGTGCGGAAATCCAGCGTGCGTTGACCCACGTAGTGAGAAATGACCCGCATATAACCGTGCTGGAAAATCACACAGCAGTTGATTTACTGGTGCGTGAAAATACCTGCTACGGTGTGCTGGGCATGAGCAATGAAAGCAAGCAACTGGTGGCGTTTTACGGAGCGGCGGTGGTGCTGGCGACAGGTGGGCTGGGCCAGATATACAAGCACAGCACCAATCCTGCTGTGGCTACGGGAGACGGCATTGCTCTGGCCTACCGAGCCGGTGCCGAGGTCATGGATATGGAGTTTATCCAGTTTCACCCCACCGTGCTGTCCTTGCCCGGCGCGCCGCCTTTTTTAATTTCCGAAGCAGTGCGGGGCGAAGGGGCTTATTTGCGCAATCGTTACGGGGACCGCTTTATG
Coding sequences within it:
- the nadB gene encoding L-aspartate oxidase produces the protein MHNPYIVNFDTRQLPHDTSQLIVIGSGIAGLYTAYCASKKGYRVLLLTKHTMVDSNTDKAQGGIAAVLGDNDSPELHYQDTLLAGAGLCDRDAVRILVNEGPQRVKELIELGARFDRVNGRLALTREGAHSRRRILHAHGDATGAEIQRALTHVVRNDPHITVLENHTAVDLLVRENTCYGVLGMSNESKQLVAFYGAAVVLATGGLGQIYKHSTNPAVATGDGIALAYRAGAEVMDMEFIQFHPTVLSLPGAPPFLISEAVRGEGAYLRNRYGDRFMPRYHSLGELAPRDVVVRAILSEMASTASEKVFLDLSHLPSDLVRERFPNISRTCAGYGLDITRDPIPVAPAAHYMMGGIKTNYYGQTSVCRLYACGETACLGVHGANRLASNSLLDGLVFGYRIVQCCRKELAEGAHGRPEFVFDRLQPPDSTINYQQIRQELQTLMGQYVGPVRTESGLQKALDHFKQMDYVGRYAIDEEQAAEVLNMLLVGQLVAQAALLRTESRGGHYRQDYPQPQDIWRKHIILRRC